The following coding sequences are from one Parabacteroides pacaensis window:
- the mnmA gene encoding tRNA 2-thiouridine(34) synthase MnmA: MEIAALVSGGVDSSVVVHQLKEMGYDPTIFYIRIGMEDKDGYIDCPAEEDIEITSYIARKYGCRFEIVSLHEEYWENVVSYTIDAVKRGLTPNPDMMCNKLIKFGCFEQKWGKDFDKIATGHYATTSVVDGKVYLSTAKDRVKDQTDFLAQVNYLQISKLMFPIGHLLKSEVREIAASEHLPSAARKDSQGICFLGKINYNDFIERYLGKRPGKIVELETGKVLGKHNGYWFHTIGQRKGLGLSGGPWFVIKKDIRRNIIYVSNGYDVETQYGTVIPMQGFDFITEDPWGDFEGEKKIAFKIRHTPEFTFGKIRKKGDLYVIDSEEKVQGIAPGQFGVVYDKDCHLCYGSGMIINPEV, from the coding sequence ATGGAAATAGCAGCATTAGTTTCAGGTGGAGTGGATAGTTCGGTGGTGGTTCACCAATTGAAAGAGATGGGGTACGACCCTACTATTTTTTATATCCGCATCGGAATGGAGGATAAAGACGGGTATATCGATTGTCCGGCCGAAGAAGATATCGAAATCACTTCCTATATTGCCCGCAAGTATGGTTGTCGCTTCGAAATTGTTTCTCTCCACGAAGAATACTGGGAGAACGTGGTAAGTTATACTATCGATGCCGTGAAGCGAGGGCTTACGCCGAATCCTGATATGATGTGCAACAAGTTGATTAAGTTCGGTTGTTTCGAGCAGAAGTGGGGTAAGGACTTCGACAAGATTGCTACCGGCCATTATGCCACGACTTCGGTGGTAGACGGCAAGGTGTATCTCTCCACAGCCAAAGACCGTGTGAAAGATCAGACAGACTTCCTGGCGCAGGTGAATTATTTGCAAATATCGAAATTGATGTTTCCTATCGGTCATCTATTGAAAAGCGAGGTACGCGAGATTGCTGCCAGCGAACACCTGCCGAGTGCTGCGCGGAAAGATAGCCAGGGGATTTGTTTCTTGGGGAAGATTAATTACAACGATTTTATAGAACGTTACCTGGGCAAGCGTCCGGGTAAGATTGTAGAGCTGGAGACGGGCAAGGTGCTGGGCAAGCATAACGGTTATTGGTTCCATACTATCGGTCAACGTAAAGGATTAGGATTGAGCGGCGGTCCGTGGTTCGTGATTAAAAAGGATATCCGCCGTAATATAATCTATGTGTCGAACGGTTACGATGTAGAGACGCAGTATGGTACGGTAATCCCGATGCAGGGGTTCGACTTCATTACTGAAGACCCGTGGGGGGACTTCGAAGGGGAGAAGAAAATAGCTTTCAAAATACGCCACACGCCGGAGTTTACTTTTGGAAAAATACGGAAAAAGGGCGACCTGTATGTGATAGATTCGGAGGAGAAGGTGCAGGGCATTGCACCGGGACAGTTCGGCGTGGTGTATGACAAGGATTGCCACTTGTGCTATGGTAGCGGAATGATTATCAATCCGGAGGTGTAA
- a CDS encoding TonB-dependent receptor, with product MKTFYSFIVCMLFFSTPGIAQILKGHIYDATTSEPLAGATVSYKLDGNQGVTSDANGAYEIKVPSGGVDLVVSYIGYEDVLIPIVIEKREIMTKDVYMKQSTELLQEVVVSAGRFEQKLSDVTVSMDLLKATDIARQAPTDITSTLQTLSGIDIVDKQPSIRGGGGWTYSVGARSQILVDGMSTLSPQTGAINWNTIPLENVEQVEVIKGASSVLYGSSALNGIINVRTARPGIAPRTRLSAYVGIYGDPANEEYRWSDKNFWKEGKYAVKPLLRNSLFSGVRNPIYEGFDFSHSRRIGNFDVSGGLNLFTDEGYRQQSYNKRFRVGGSLTYHQPDMDGKVLNYGFNADFLSNKYGDFFIWRSPAEPLRPSPFTNMGREENNFHIDPFINYTDPDRGITHKIKGRFYYSGDNIVRPTEEASILDILGNMGTDVQAIQNIAGGDMSILLPFIQPALQGDLNGAINGLFTSLGTIFPNATTSDYCDLISWTMNHGLPKDFTSILNGKLPSDLAPWLSGVLNPSNKAPTLIDKNYDYFLDYQFGKHFDGGAQITTGLTYEHIRNYSAVMDETHHSDNVAAYFQYDQRFFDRLSVSAGVRTEYYRVDNHYREADTKVFGTKIPIRPVFRAGLNYQLADYSFLRASFGQGYRNPSIVEKFLRKDIGGVGVYPNLDIKPEKGFNAEVGFKQGYGFGNFRGTFDMAGFYTQYKNMIEFQFGLFDNSNNKMINSIGDALHMLGAGQGFGIGAQFHNVSEARIYGLEIGTAGEYSFNKHTKLLYNVGYVYLEPRDADYKERKAIEDSYTDPLQMKEKSNDSPYLKYRQKHTVKGTFDFQWKRVNLGVNLAWKSKMKAVDYIMLDEREKPLGQADIMDYVRNILFGNIEGENLASYWKAHNTDYFTMDMRFGVKVTKEVAFQFMVNNLLNKEYSYRPMALGAPRTFAVKLDVTF from the coding sequence ATGAAAACATTCTATTCATTTATCGTTTGTATGCTATTCTTCAGCACACCGGGCATCGCCCAGATACTGAAAGGGCATATTTACGACGCCACTACCAGCGAACCGCTGGCCGGCGCAACCGTATCTTACAAGCTAGACGGCAATCAGGGAGTAACTTCCGATGCCAACGGCGCGTACGAAATCAAAGTACCCTCAGGGGGGGTAGATTTGGTAGTAAGCTACATCGGCTACGAAGATGTGCTGATACCTATCGTCATTGAAAAGCGCGAAATCATGACCAAAGACGTATACATGAAACAAAGCACCGAACTGTTGCAAGAAGTAGTAGTAAGTGCCGGACGTTTCGAACAGAAACTAAGCGACGTAACTGTTTCCATGGATTTGCTTAAAGCTACCGACATTGCCCGCCAGGCTCCCACCGATATAACTTCCACCTTGCAAACCTTGTCGGGAATAGATATCGTAGACAAGCAACCTTCCATCCGCGGTGGCGGAGGCTGGACTTATAGTGTAGGTGCCCGTAGCCAGATTCTGGTGGATGGCATGAGTACGCTGAGTCCGCAGACTGGTGCGATCAATTGGAATACCATCCCCTTGGAAAACGTAGAACAAGTAGAAGTTATCAAAGGTGCATCCAGTGTACTTTACGGCTCTTCAGCCTTGAATGGGATTATCAATGTACGTACCGCACGCCCCGGCATTGCTCCGAGAACCCGCCTCAGTGCTTATGTAGGTATATACGGCGATCCGGCCAATGAAGAATACCGCTGGAGTGACAAGAACTTCTGGAAAGAAGGAAAATATGCAGTGAAACCCCTTCTCCGCAATAGCCTTTTCAGCGGTGTGCGTAATCCCATCTACGAAGGCTTTGACTTCTCACACAGTCGTCGCATAGGGAATTTCGATGTCAGCGGAGGCCTTAACCTCTTTACCGATGAAGGATACCGCCAGCAGAGCTATAACAAACGTTTCCGCGTAGGAGGCAGCCTTACTTACCATCAGCCCGATATGGACGGAAAAGTACTGAACTATGGCTTTAACGCCGATTTCCTTTCTAACAAATACGGCGACTTCTTTATCTGGCGTTCGCCTGCAGAACCCCTACGTCCTTCTCCTTTCACTAATATGGGACGGGAAGAAAATAACTTCCATATTGATCCGTTCATCAACTATACCGACCCCGACAGGGGAATCACTCATAAAATAAAAGGTCGCTTTTATTATAGCGGAGATAATATTGTTCGTCCTACCGAAGAAGCTTCTATCCTCGATATCTTGGGAAATATGGGAACCGACGTGCAAGCTATCCAAAATATTGCCGGAGGAGATATGAGTATCCTGCTTCCTTTTATCCAACCCGCCTTGCAGGGAGATCTAAACGGCGCAATCAACGGTCTCTTCACCTCCTTGGGAACCATCTTCCCCAACGCTACCACGTCCGATTATTGCGACCTGATTTCGTGGACTATGAACCACGGCCTGCCGAAAGACTTTACTTCTATTTTAAACGGCAAATTGCCCAGCGACCTTGCACCCTGGCTTTCCGGCGTGCTTAACCCCAGCAACAAAGCCCCTACCCTAATAGATAAAAATTACGACTATTTCCTGGATTACCAGTTCGGAAAACACTTTGACGGGGGTGCACAAATTACCACAGGGCTTACCTACGAACACATCCGGAATTACTCTGCCGTAATGGACGAAACACACCACAGTGACAACGTGGCTGCTTACTTCCAGTACGACCAGCGTTTCTTCGACCGCCTCAGCGTATCGGCCGGAGTCCGTACCGAATATTACCGGGTAGACAATCATTACCGGGAAGCCGACACGAAAGTGTTCGGTACTAAAATCCCCATTCGTCCCGTTTTCCGAGCCGGGCTAAACTACCAGTTGGCAGATTACAGCTTTCTTCGTGCCAGCTTCGGACAAGGTTACCGCAACCCGTCCATCGTAGAAAAGTTCCTCCGGAAAGATATCGGCGGTGTAGGCGTTTACCCAAACCTGGATATTAAACCAGAAAAAGGATTCAATGCCGAAGTAGGCTTTAAGCAGGGCTACGGTTTCGGGAACTTTCGCGGAACATTTGATATGGCCGGATTCTACACCCAATATAAAAACATGATAGAATTCCAGTTCGGCCTTTTCGACAACTCGAATAACAAAATGATCAATAGCATAGGAGATGCTTTACACATGCTAGGAGCCGGTCAGGGCTTCGGTATCGGCGCACAATTCCACAACGTGTCGGAGGCCCGTATCTATGGATTGGAAATAGGTACGGCAGGCGAATATAGCTTCAATAAACATACCAAACTGCTTTATAACGTAGGATATGTCTACCTGGAACCCCGCGATGCCGACTACAAAGAACGTAAAGCAATAGAGGATAGTTACACCGACCCTCTCCAAATGAAAGAGAAAAGTAACGATTCACCCTACTTGAAATACCGTCAGAAACACACTGTAAAAGGGACCTTCGACTTCCAATGGAAACGGGTCAACCTAGGTGTGAACCTAGCATGGAAAAGCAAAATGAAAGCGGTAGACTATATCATGCTTGACGAACGTGAAAAGCCTCTGGGACAAGCGGACATCATGGACTACGTCCGCAACATCTTATTTGGCAATATAGAAGGTGAGAACTTGGCTTCTTACTGGAAAGCTCACAACACGGACTACTTTACAATGGATATGCGTTTCGGCGTTAAAGTAACGAAGGAAGTAGCTTTCCAGTTTATGGTAAACAACTTGCTGAATAAGGAATACAGCTACCGTCCGATGGCACTAGGGGCTCCACGTACTTTTGCCGTAAAACTGGACGTAACGTTTTAA